In one Pseudomonas marginalis genomic region, the following are encoded:
- a CDS encoding phosphoribosyl-ATP diphosphatase, with the protein MSDTLNRVAQVLEDRKGADADSSYVASLYHKGLNKILEKLGEESIETIIAAKDAQISGDCSDVIYETADLWFHSLVMLAQLGQHPQAVLDELDRRFGLSGHAEKASRPSA; encoded by the coding sequence ATGAGCGATACCCTCAACCGTGTGGCCCAGGTGCTGGAGGACCGCAAAGGTGCGGACGCCGACAGCTCCTACGTCGCCAGCCTGTACCACAAGGGCCTGAACAAGATTCTGGAAAAACTCGGCGAAGAGTCCATCGAGACCATCATCGCCGCCAAGGACGCGCAAATCAGCGGCGATTGCAGTGATGTCATCTATGAGACCGCCGACTTGTGGTTCCATAGCCTGGTCATGCTCGCCCAACTGGGGCAGCATCCACAGGCCGTGCTGGATGAACTGGACCGTCGCTTCGGCTTGTCCGGGCACGCCGAAAAGGCCTCGCGCCCGTCCGCTTGA
- the hisI gene encoding phosphoribosyl-AMP cyclohydrolase codes for MKDWLDEIKWDSDGLVPAIAQDYKTGRVLMMAWMNREALSLTATEQRAIYWSRSRGKLWRKGEESGHVQTLHEMRIDCDADVVILKVEQIGDIACHTGRHSCFYRVFENGEWKVVEPVLKDPHAIYSPGH; via the coding sequence ATGAAAGACTGGCTGGACGAGATCAAGTGGGACAGTGACGGCCTGGTGCCGGCCATTGCCCAGGACTACAAGACCGGGCGCGTGCTGATGATGGCCTGGATGAACCGCGAGGCCCTGAGCCTCACCGCCACTGAGCAGCGCGCCATTTACTGGTCACGTTCCCGTGGCAAACTGTGGCGCAAGGGCGAAGAGTCCGGGCACGTGCAAACCCTGCACGAGATGCGCATCGACTGCGACGCCGACGTGGTGATCCTCAAGGTCGAGCAGATCGGCGACATCGCCTGCCACACCGGCCGCCACAGCTGCTTCTATCGCGTGTTCGAGAACGGCGAATGGAAGGTTGTAGAGCCGGTGCTCAAAGACCCGCACGCCATCTACTCGCCAGGACACTGA
- the ubiB gene encoding ubiquinone biosynthesis regulatory protein kinase UbiB, whose protein sequence is MKLLAVRRLFRIQRVVIRYRLDDLLFALPLPWFLLAVRYVLPWRWFPRKQLELSRGARLRLALQDLGPIFIKFGQILSTRRDLLPEDIADELMLLQDRVPPFDSQQSMKLIEEQLGKKISEVFSRFDVEPLASASVAQVHAAQLKSGEEVVVKVIRPGLKPIIGQDLAWLFILARAAERFSADARLLHPVDVVADYEKTIYDELDLLREAANASQLKRNFEGSPLLYVPQVYWDWCRPKVLVMERIYGVQVTDLATLADQRTDMKMLAERGVEIFFTQVFRDSFFHADMHPGNIFVSTVNPWSPQYIAIDCGIVGSLTPEDQDYLARNLFAFFKRDYRRVAQLHIDSGWVPAETKLNEFEAAIRTVCEPIFEKPLKDISFGQVLMRLFQTARRFNMEVQPQLVLLQKTLLNIEGLGRQLYPDLDLWNTAQPFLERWMRERMSPKTMLGNLHSQMEQLPHLANMTRDLLERMSQPHAKDPEPPWRKRKDDWFLRLLGAAHLVGGAMLAIGGPLNQLGHWPAGIMVAVGVYLIVRR, encoded by the coding sequence ATGAAGCTGCTCGCCGTCCGCCGTTTGTTCCGTATCCAGCGCGTCGTAATCCGCTACCGCCTCGATGACCTGCTGTTCGCCCTGCCCCTGCCGTGGTTCCTGCTGGCAGTGCGCTATGTGCTGCCGTGGCGCTGGTTCCCGCGCAAACAGCTGGAACTAAGCCGGGGCGCGCGCCTGCGCCTGGCCTTGCAGGACCTGGGGCCGATCTTTATCAAATTCGGGCAGATCCTCTCCACGCGCCGCGACCTGCTGCCCGAAGACATCGCCGACGAACTGATGCTGCTGCAGGATCGCGTGCCGCCGTTCGATTCCCAGCAGTCGATGAAGCTGATCGAAGAGCAACTGGGCAAGAAGATCAGCGAGGTGTTCAGCCGCTTCGACGTCGAACCGCTGGCCTCGGCCTCGGTGGCGCAAGTGCACGCCGCACAGTTGAAGAGCGGCGAAGAAGTGGTGGTGAAGGTGATCCGTCCGGGCCTCAAGCCGATCATCGGCCAGGACCTGGCGTGGCTGTTTATCCTGGCCCGCGCCGCCGAACGTTTCTCTGCCGATGCGCGCCTGCTGCACCCGGTGGACGTGGTCGCCGACTACGAGAAAACCATCTACGACGAACTCGACCTGCTGCGCGAAGCAGCCAACGCCAGCCAGCTCAAGCGCAACTTCGAAGGTTCGCCGTTGCTGTACGTGCCGCAGGTGTATTGGGACTGGTGCCGCCCGAAAGTGCTGGTGATGGAGCGCATCTACGGCGTGCAGGTCACCGACCTCGCCACCCTGGCCGACCAGCGCACCGATATGAAGATGCTTGCCGAGCGCGGCGTGGAGATTTTCTTCACCCAAGTGTTCCGCGACAGTTTCTTCCACGCCGACATGCACCCCGGCAATATCTTCGTCAGCACCGTCAACCCTTGGAGCCCGCAGTACATCGCGATCGACTGCGGCATCGTCGGCAGCCTGACCCCGGAAGACCAGGACTACCTGGCGCGCAACCTGTTCGCCTTCTTCAAGCGCGACTACCGCCGCGTGGCGCAGTTGCACATCGATTCGGGCTGGGTGCCGGCGGAAACCAAGCTCAACGAATTCGAAGCGGCGATCCGCACCGTGTGCGAGCCGATCTTTGAAAAGCCCCTGAAAGATATCTCCTTCGGCCAGGTGCTGATGCGCCTGTTCCAGACCGCGCGGCGCTTCAATATGGAAGTGCAGCCGCAGTTGGTGTTGCTGCAAAAGACCTTGCTCAATATCGAAGGCCTGGGCCGCCAGCTGTACCCGGACCTTGACCTGTGGAACACCGCGCAGCCTTTCCTGGAACGCTGGATGCGCGAGCGCATGAGCCCCAAGACCATGCTGGGCAACTTGCATAGCCAGATGGAACAACTGCCCCACCTGGCCAACATGACCCGCGACCTGCTGGAGCGCATGTCCCAGCCCCACGCCAAAGACCCGGAACCGCCATGGCGCAAGCGCAAGGACGATTGGTTCCTGCGCCTGCTGGGCGCCGCGCACCTGGTGGGCGGGGCAATGCTGGCCATTGGCGGACCGCTGAACCAACTGGGCCACTGGCCGGCCGGCATCATGGTCGCCGTGGGTGTTTATCTGATCGTGCGTCGATAG